A DNA window from Centroberyx gerrardi isolate f3 chromosome 3, fCenGer3.hap1.cur.20231027, whole genome shotgun sequence contains the following coding sequences:
- the cyp4v2a gene encoding cytochrome P450 4V8: MAVVLSGYTVALLGVSFFIAVITYITYQLLSRHLHKWFQMKPIPEIGGTFPIIGNALQFKTNARDFFCQIVDYTRQFQNTPLLKIWIGPIPFLILFHAETIETVLNNPVHMDKAYAYKFLHPWLGTGLLTSTGLKWRQRRKMLTPTFHFSILTEFLEVMNEQAEVLVEKLEKEVGKGPFNCSNHITLCALDIICETAMGKKIYAQSNYDSEYVQSVYKMSEIIIRRQRMPWFWPDFIYNYFGEGWEHNKRLKILHSFTSNVIYERAEYISYIESDSESDQGIRKRRAFLDMLLKTTDEDGNKLSHQDIQEEVDTFMFRGHDTTAAAMNWAVHLLGSHPEVQRKVQHELQEVFGASDRPINTEDLKKLKYLECVVKESLRLFPSVPFFARSICEDCHINGFKVPKGANAIIMPYALHRDPRYFPEPEEFRPERFLPENSEGRHPYAYIPFSAGLRNCIGQRFAIMEEKVVLASILRNFNIEACQKREDLRPLGELILRPEKGIWIKLERRKPQTAPY, translated from the exons ATGGCAGTTGTACTAAGTGGATATACAGTGGCTTTACTTGGAGTTAGCTTCTTTATTGCTGTTATCACCTACATCACCTACCAGCTGCTTAGCAGACACCTGCACAAATGGTTTCAGATGAAGCCTATTCCGGAGATTGGAGGAACATTCCCCATCATTGGAAATGCACTGCAGTTCAAAACGAATGCTAGAG ATTTCTTTTGTCAAATTGTTGATTATACAAGACAGTTCCAGAATACACCGCTGCTTAAAATCTGGATTGGACCAATCCCATTTCTGATTCTGTTCCATGCTGAAACTATTGAG ACGGTTCTAAACAACCCAGTTCATATGGACAAAGCCTATGCATACAAGTTCCTCCACCCTTGGCTTGGAACTGGCCTGCTGACCAG CACTGGGCTGAAGTGGCGTCAGCGGCGGAAGATGCTGACTCCCACCTTTCACTTCTCCATCCTGACGGAGTTCTTGGAGGTGATGAACGAGCAGGCGGAGGTTCTGGtggagaagctggagaaggaggtggggaAGGGCCCCTTCAACTGCTCCAATCATATCACCCTCTGTGCCCTAGACATTATCTGtg AAACTGCGATGGGCAAGAAAATTTATGCCCAGAGTAATTATGACTCAGAGTATGTTCAGAGTGTGTACAA AATGAGTGAAATTATCATTCGTAGACAGAGGATGCCCTGGTTTTGGCCCGACTTTATATACAACTACTTCGGTGAGGGCTGGGAGCATAACAAGAGGCTCAAGATCCTCCATTCCTTCACATCCAAT GTGATATATGAAAGAGCAGAGTACATTTCCTATATTGAATCAGACAGCGAGTCTGACCAGGGCATCAGGAAGAGACGAGCCTTCCTGGACATGCTGCTGAAGACCACAGACGAGGACGGCAACaagctgagccaccaggacatcCAGGAGGAGGTGGACACCTTCATGTTTAGG GGTCATGACACTACAGCAGCCGCCATGAACTGGGCCGTACATCTGCTGGGCTCCCATCCTGAGGTTCAGAGGAAAGTTCAACATGAGCTTCAGGAGGTTTTCG GTGCGTCTGACCGGCCCATTAACACAGAGGACCTGAAGAAGCTGAAATACCTGGAGTGTGTGGTCAAGGAGTCCCTGCGCCTGTTTCCCTCTGTGCCCTTCTTTGCCCGCAGCATCTGTGAAGACTGCCACATCA ACGGGTTCAAGGTGCCCAAAGGTGCCAATGCCATCATTATGCCCTACGCTCTGCACCGGGACCCGCGCTACTTCCCCGAACCTGAGGAGTTCCGGCCAGAACGCTTCTTGCCCGAGAATTCAGAGGGAAGGCATCCGTACGCATACATCCCCTTCTCCGCTGGACTCCGCAACTGTATAG GTCAGCGTTTTGCAATAATGGAAGAGAAGGTGGTTTTGGCGTCCATCCTGCGCAACTTCAACATTGAGGCTTGTCAGAAGCGTGAAGATCTCCGGCCGCTGGGAGAGCTCATCCTGCGGCCGGAGAAGGGCATCTGGATCAAACTGGAGCGGAGGAAGCCCCAGACTGCTCCATACTAG